From one Arvicanthis niloticus isolate mArvNil1 chromosome Y, mArvNil1.pat.X, whole genome shotgun sequence genomic stretch:
- the LOC143437348 gene encoding recQ-mediated genome instability protein 1-like has translation MNAASAVSRVKTWLLAAWHVKVPRMWLEACVNWIQEENNNANLSQAQINKQVLEQWLLTVLRNLEHPLLPDDILEIPKGELNGFYAPQINSLVDVSQPVYSQIQKLRGKNTTNDLVSAETQSTPKPWEVRSSWMLMLPLTDGVTQIQGMEYQSIPALHSALPPGTKILVHGHILFRLGVLLLKPENVKVLGGEVDGLSEEYAQEKVLARLIGELDPTVSVIPNHSNHSVPRVSGGLDAVLGPSDEELLASLDENEEPAANVTMERSCFSTGSSSNTIWTNQSSFEPGCNISSRPKEKTPNQPMHFTDGEFDDFSLEEALLLEETVQKEQMETKASQPLTLKENINIRKCVEIFSHKPSSLNHTTLIHKQGNSNFNEKISELMIHEDKFFDCSSTRDNHKRLLAHDLTNESKISEVDDIAQQTISSSDEHCLSNKILNRKLDISEKSSQISKENGFPFQACSSRSFENNTCLSIGMDLHSPPFIYLSVLMARKPKEVTTVKVKAFIVTLTGNLSSSSGSWCVTAKVSDGTAYLDVDFIDEILTSMIGYSVPEMKQLRKDPLKYKKFLEGLQKCQRDVIDVCCLMTISFNPSSCKGMVLEFQDVGMEHLEDLKKRLNK, from the coding sequence atgaatgcaGCTAGTGCTGTATCAAGAGTTAAGACATGGCTCTTGGCAGCATGGCATGTTAAAGTGCCTCGGATGTGGCTGGAAGCTTGTGTTAACTGGAtccaagaagaaaataataatgctAATTTGAGTCaggcacaaataaataaacaggtgTTAGAACAATGGCTTCTTACTGTCCTGAGAAACTTGGAACATCCTCTCTTACCTGATGACATTTTAGAAATTCCAAAGGGAGAACTGAATGGATTTTATGCTCCACAGATCAATTCGTTGGTTGATGTAAGTCAACCTGTGTATTCCCAGATACAAAAGCTGAGAGGAAAGAATACAACCAATGATCTAGTTTCAGCTGAAACACAGAGTACTCCAAAACCATGGGAAGTAAGGTCTTCATGGATGCTAATGCTGCCGCTCACTGATGGGGTCACACAAATTCAGGGAATGGAATATCAGTCTATTCCAGCTCTCCATAGTGCTCTTCCTCCGGGTACAAAAATTTTAGTTCATGGACACATTTTGTTCCGTCTTGGCGTTCTCTTACTGAAACCAGAAAATGTGAAGGTGTTAGGAGGTGAGGTAGATGGTCTTTCAGAAGAATATGCCCAAGAAAAAGTACTTGCAAGATTAATTGGTGAACTCGATCCTACAGTTTCAGTCATTCCAAATCACTCCAATCACAGTGTACCCAGAGTTTCAGGGGGTTTAGATGCTGTTTTGGGGCCTTCGGATGAAGAACTCTTGGCAAGTCTTGATGAAAATGAAGAGCCTGCAGCAAATGTGACTATGGAAAGAAGCTGTTTCAGCACAGGTAGTTCCTCAAACACTATTTGGACAAATCAGTCTAGTTTTGAGCCAGGATGTAATATTTCTTCAAGGCCAAAGGAAAAAACACCAAACCAGCCTATGCATTTCACTGATGGAGAATTTGATGACTTCTCACTAGAAGAGGCCTTGCTTTTGGAAGAAACTGTCCAGAAAGAACAGATGGAAACAAAAGCATCACAGCCACTAACTTTGAAGGAAAACATAAACATACGTAAATGTGTGGAGATCTTTTCACATAAACCTAGTAGTCTAAACCACACGACTTTGATTCATAAACAAGGAAACAGCAATTTCAATGAAAAAATATCTGAACTAATGATTCATGAAGACAAATTTTTTGACTGTTCATCTACTAGAGACAATCATAAGAGACTCTTAGCTCATGATCTTACAAATGAAAGTAAGATTTCAGAAGTAGATGATATAGCACAACAAACCATCAGCAGTTCAGATGAACATTGcttaagtaataaaatattaaacagaaaGCTGGACATATCAGAAAAGAGTTCacaaatttctaaagaaaatggcTTCCCTTTCCAGGCTTGTTCTTCAAGATCATTTGAGAATAATACTTGTCTTTCTATTGGCATGGACTTACATTCTCCACCCTTTATCTATTTGTCTGTTCTAATGGCCAGAAAGCCAAAGGAAGTTACCACTGTGAAAGTTAAAGCATTTATTGTCACTTTAACTGGAAATCTCTCAAGTTCTAGTGGCTCTTGGTGTGTAACTGCAAAGGTTTCTGATGGTACTGCATATCTAGATGTAGATTTTATAGATGAAATACTTACCAGTATGATAGGGTATTCAGTACCAGAAATGAAACAATTAAGAAAGGACCctcttaaatataaaaaattcctAGAAGGGTTACAAAAATGTCAGCGAGATGTGATAGATGTGTGTTGCCTAATGACTATTTCATTTAATCCTTCTTCATGTAAAGGCATGGTATTGGAATTTCAAGATGTTGGTATGGAACACCTTGAGGACCTAAAGAAACGGTTGAATAAATAA